A stretch of the Microcebus murinus isolate Inina chromosome 6, M.murinus_Inina_mat1.0, whole genome shotgun sequence genome encodes the following:
- the FOXA1 gene encoding hepatocyte nuclear factor 3-alpha, translated as MLGTVKMEGHESSDWNSYYADTQEAYSSVPVSNMNSGLGSMNSMNTYMTMNTMTTSGNMTPASFNMSYANPGLGAGLSPGAVAGMPGGSAGAMNSMTAAGVTAMGTALSPGGMGAMGAQPAASMNGLGPYAAAMNPCMSPMAYAPSNLGRSRAGGGGDAKTFKRSYPHAKPPYSYISLITMAIQQAPSKMLTLSEIYQWIMDLFPYYRQNQQRWQNSIRHSLSFNDCFVKVARSPDKPGKGSYWTLHPDSGNMFENGCYLRRQKRFKCEKQPGAGGGGGGGSGGGGAKGGPESRKDPSGAANPSADSPLHRGVHGKAGQLEGAPAPGPAASPQTLDHSGATATGGASELKTPASSSAPPISSGPGALASVPPSHPAHGLAPHESQLHLKGDPHYSFNHPFSINNLMSSSEQQHKLDFKAYEQALQYSPYGATLPASLPLGSASVATRSPIEPSALEPAYYQGVYSRPVLNTS; from the exons ATGTTAGGGACTGTGAAGATGGAAGGGCATGAGAGCAGCGACTGGAACAGCTACTACGCGGACACGCAGGAG GCCTACTCCTCCGTCCCGGTCAGCAACATGAACTCGGGCCTGGGCTCCATGAACTCCATGAACACCTACATGACTATGAACACCATGACCACGAGCGGCAACATGACTCCGGCTTCCTTCAACATGTCCTACGCCAACCCGGGCCTGGGGGCCGGCCTGAGTCCCGGCGCCGTGGCCGGCATGCCAGGGGGCTCGGCGGGCGCCATGAACAGCATGACGGCGGCGGGCGTGACGGCCATGGGGACGGCGCTGAGCCCGGGCGGCATGGGCGCCATGGGCGCACAGCCCGCGGCCTCCATGAACGGCCTGGGCCCCTACGCGGCCGCCATGAACCCGTGCATGAGCCCCATGGCGTACGCGCCGTCCAACCTGGGCCGCAGCCGCGCGGGCGGCGGAGGCGACGCCAAGACGTTCAAGCGCAGCTACCCGCACGCCAAGCCGCCCTACTCGTACATCTCGCTCATCACCATGGCCATCCAGCAGGCGCCCAGCAAGATGCTCACGCTGAGCGAGATCTACCAGTGGATCATGGACCTCTTCCCCTATTACCGGCAGAACCAGCAGCGCTGGCAGAACTCCATCCGCCACTCGCTCTCCTTCAATGACTGCTTCGTCAAGGTGGCGCGCTCCCCGGACAAGCCAGGCAAGGGCTCCTACTGGACGCTGCACCCGGACTCCGGCAACATGTTCGAGAACGGCTGTTACCTGCGCCGCCAGAAGCGCTTCAAGTGCGAGAAGCAGCCCGGGGCTGGCGGCGGCGGAGGGGGTGGGAGCGGGGGCGGCGGGGCCAAGGGCGGCCCTGAGAGCCGCAAGGACCCCTCGGGCGCCGCCAACCCCAGCGCCGACTCGCCTCTGCATCGGGGCGTGCACGGTAAGGCCGGCCAGCTAGAGGGCGCGCCGGCCCCCGGGCCCGCCGCCAGCCCCCAGACTCTGGACCACAGTGGGGCTACGGCGACAGGGGGCGCGTCGGAGTTGAAGactccagcctcctcctctgcGCCCCCCATAAGCTCCGGGCCCGGGGCACTGGCATCGGTGCCCCCCTCTCACCCGGCACATGGCCTGGCACCCCACGAGTCCCAGCTGCACCTGAAAGGGGATCCCCACTACTCCTTCAACCACCCCTTCTCTATCAACAACCTCATGTCCTCCTCGGAGCAGCAGCACAAGCTGGACTTCAAGGCATACGAGCAGGCACTGCAGTACTCGCCCTACGGCGCCACGTTGCCTGCCAGCTTGCCTCTCGGCAGCGCCTCGGTGGCCACCAGGAGCCCCATCGAGCCCTCAGCCCTGGAGCCGGCCTACTACCAAGGTGTGTATTCCAGACCCGTCCTAAACACTTCCTAG